In one Thermanaerovibrio velox DSM 12556 genomic region, the following are encoded:
- a CDS encoding TRAP transporter small permease codes for MEDLNPVVLDPPAAPCGASENERRSRGWPLLEALGQRFFGTICMVMSIILALMIGAATLMRYVFRTDLYGYEEWVKLFAFWLYFSGAAYGALNGTHVSADIVNSYVPDGVFKRTLVLLKNLITVGVSSLFLYYGYDFFMFGFRGPLGNGIAVPMTTVWRIPLWTSYVAIFGGMAFMVLYFVRDLWCSLVNLVEAWGGMNK; via the coding sequence TTGGAAGATTTGAACCCGGTGGTCCTGGATCCTCCCGCTGCTCCTTGCGGGGCATCTGAGAATGAGAGGAGATCTCGTGGGTGGCCTTTGTTGGAGGCCTTGGGGCAGAGGTTTTTCGGCACCATATGCATGGTCATGTCGATTATCTTGGCCCTCATGATAGGGGCCGCCACCCTTATGAGGTACGTCTTCAGGACGGACCTTTACGGCTACGAGGAATGGGTTAAGCTCTTCGCCTTCTGGCTCTACTTCTCCGGCGCCGCCTACGGGGCCCTCAACGGCACCCACGTGTCCGCCGACATAGTGAACTCCTACGTGCCCGATGGGGTTTTCAAGCGCACGCTGGTGCTCCTTAAGAACCTCATAACCGTAGGGGTGTCGTCCCTGTTCCTCTACTACGGTTACGACTTCTTCATGTTTGGCTTCAGGGGGCCCCTTGGGAACGGGATAGCGGTTCCCATGACCACCGTTTGGCGGATACCCCTCTGGACCTCTTACGTCGCCATATTCGGCGGTATGGCTTTCATGGTCCTCTATTTCGTAAGGGACCTATGGTGCAGCCTGGTTAATCTCGTGGAGGCTTGGGGAGGAATGAATAAATGA
- a CDS encoding TRAP transporter large permease: MIYVALVVLMFCLLIGVPVPVSFMASAAWLIFFGGPDGSGYDPSQLLPYGFAQMNSVSLIAIAMFIMAGGIMERGRIGERLIDLVDVFVGHLKGGLGIVGTISCAVFGSISGAACATLSCIGSIMFPRFEAGGYPKGHAAALMSNASLLGLLIPPNATLIIFAWISGQSILACFLATVVPGLLATTLICLVNLYILKDNPSVLVSQRRSLPERFKLLKVRSKGAIPALLLPVIVLGGVYGGIMTTTEASAVAVLYSIPVALWVYRGTDWRGLAGVIVESAITTGVIMAMLYSVSMLSRLYVLEDLPSKMLYLFESISTNKWVIMGMINVFLVIMGMLMDDISVVVLTTPIMMPIIAKLGFNPIHYAAVVGVNTALGCITPPAAPVLYLGGRLAKAPINEMMGPALKFMLLCWVPVLLFTAYAPKLVLFLPHLLLGVPW; this comes from the coding sequence ATGATATACGTTGCCCTCGTTGTCCTCATGTTCTGCCTGCTCATCGGCGTCCCCGTGCCGGTGAGCTTCATGGCCTCCGCCGCCTGGCTCATCTTCTTCGGAGGCCCCGACGGCTCCGGGTACGATCCGAGCCAGCTGCTGCCCTACGGCTTTGCCCAGATGAACTCCGTGTCCCTCATCGCCATCGCGATGTTTATAATGGCGGGGGGCATAATGGAGAGGGGCCGCATAGGGGAGAGGCTCATAGACCTGGTGGATGTTTTCGTTGGACACCTCAAAGGGGGGCTTGGGATAGTGGGCACCATATCCTGCGCGGTCTTCGGCTCCATATCCGGCGCCGCCTGCGCCACCCTGTCCTGCATAGGCAGCATAATGTTCCCCCGGTTTGAGGCCGGAGGGTATCCCAAGGGACACGCGGCGGCGTTGATGTCCAACGCGTCCCTCCTGGGTCTGCTGATACCCCCTAACGCCACGCTCATAATATTCGCCTGGATAAGCGGGCAGTCCATACTGGCCTGTTTCCTTGCCACCGTGGTGCCCGGGTTGCTTGCCACCACCTTGATATGTCTTGTCAACCTGTACATACTTAAGGATAACCCATCAGTCCTGGTCTCCCAGCGCAGGAGCCTGCCGGAGAGGTTTAAGCTCCTTAAGGTCCGCTCCAAGGGGGCGATCCCGGCGCTGCTATTGCCCGTGATAGTGCTGGGCGGGGTCTACGGGGGGATAATGACCACCACCGAGGCCTCCGCCGTGGCGGTCCTGTACTCCATACCGGTGGCCCTTTGGGTTTACCGGGGCACCGACTGGAGGGGGCTTGCGGGGGTTATCGTGGAGTCCGCCATAACCACCGGCGTCATAATGGCCATGTTGTATTCGGTGTCCATGTTGTCCCGGCTCTACGTCCTCGAGGACCTGCCCAGCAAGATGCTTTACCTCTTCGAGTCCATATCCACCAACAAGTGGGTAATAATGGGAATGATAAACGTGTTCCTGGTCATAATGGGCATGCTTATGGACGACATAAGCGTGGTGGTGCTGACCACCCCCATAATGATGCCCATAATAGCCAAGCTGGGGTTCAACCCCATACACTACGCGGCGGTGGTGGGGGTCAACACCGCCCTGGGCTGCATAACCCCCCCGGCGGCGCCGGTGCTTTACCTGGGGGGGCGGCTTGCCAAGGCCCCCATAAACGAGATGATGGGGCCCGCTCTTAAATTCATGCTCCTCTGCTGGGTACCGGTCCTCCTCTTCACCGCCTACGCGCCCAAGCTGGTGCTGTTTCTTCCTCACCTGCTTCTGGGGGTGCCGTGGTGA
- a CDS encoding GntR family transcriptional regulator — MELNLKSLREQVYEYLKREMNEGRLKQGSFLDLNEISRNLGMSKTPLRDALFQLEAEGFVTIYPRRGIMVNPLDLKKIKNIYEILGALEGAVVVNEALKFTDQHVRRMEALNEEMKEALGGDDFNRFYKLNLEFHNTYLGLSDNQDLLHTVRILKERLYDFPRSKGFVKEWELNSVKEHQELVSLLARKDFNGAAEFIRDVHWSFEVQERFIRKYYFASQWELDPIKESKEEGSI; from the coding sequence TTGGAGCTTAACCTCAAGTCGCTCCGGGAGCAGGTGTACGAGTATTTGAAAAGGGAGATGAACGAGGGGCGGCTCAAGCAGGGCTCGTTCCTCGATCTCAACGAGATAAGCAGGAACCTTGGCATGAGCAAGACCCCTTTGAGGGACGCCCTGTTTCAGCTGGAGGCGGAGGGGTTCGTCACCATATACCCAAGGCGGGGAATCATGGTGAACCCATTGGATCTCAAGAAGATAAAGAACATCTATGAGATCCTTGGGGCCCTGGAGGGGGCGGTGGTGGTCAACGAGGCCCTGAAGTTCACGGACCAGCACGTTAGAAGGATGGAGGCCCTCAACGAGGAGATGAAGGAGGCCCTTGGGGGCGACGACTTCAACCGCTTTTACAAGCTGAACCTTGAGTTCCACAACACCTATCTTGGGCTGTCGGACAACCAGGACCTGCTTCACACGGTGCGGATCCTCAAGGAACGGCTTTACGACTTCCCCAGGAGCAAGGGGTTCGTGAAGGAGTGGGAGCTCAACTCCGTGAAGGAGCATCAGGAGCTTGTGAGCCTCCTTGCCAGGAAGGACTTCAACGGGGCCGCGGAGTTCATAAGGGACGTTCACTGGTCCTTTGAGGTGCAGGAGCGGTTCATAAGGAAGTACTACTTCGCTAGCCAGTGGGAGCTGGACCCCATAAAGGAGTCCAAGGAGGAAGGTTCCATTTAA
- a CDS encoding glycyl-radical enzyme activating protein, giving the protein MKGFVYDVKRYSIHDGPGIRTTFHLKGCPLRCLWCHNPESWEFGPSLSYSLERCVACGRCVSSCPRGALELVEKVAIDRSRCDLCGLCADRCPTEALKVVGFQMTPEEVLSAASKDEIFFDESGGGVTFSGGEPLSQPEFLLEAVGLLKEAGFHVALDTSGYAPVDVALKGALASDLILYDLKHMDDQQHRRLTGVGNGPVLENLRAIVDAGCGGKIWIRFPLIPSLNDQPSNIALMGKTMLELGLHRIHVLPYHSAGVQKYRRCGLDYGLAEFPEVAPPSAGMIEDVSGILMKMGLEVKVGG; this is encoded by the coding sequence ATGAAGGGTTTCGTCTACGACGTAAAACGCTACTCCATCCACGATGGTCCGGGCATAAGGACCACCTTTCACCTTAAGGGGTGCCCGTTGAGGTGTCTTTGGTGCCACAACCCGGAGAGCTGGGAGTTCGGCCCCTCCCTTTCCTACTCCTTGGAGAGGTGTGTGGCCTGCGGGCGGTGTGTCAGCTCCTGCCCTAGGGGGGCCCTGGAGCTGGTCGAGAAGGTTGCCATAGATCGCTCCAGGTGTGATCTTTGCGGTCTATGCGCGGATCGGTGCCCCACCGAGGCGCTCAAGGTGGTGGGGTTTCAAATGACCCCCGAGGAGGTCCTGTCCGCGGCGTCGAAGGACGAGATCTTCTTCGACGAGTCCGGCGGTGGAGTGACCTTTTCGGGCGGGGAGCCCCTCTCCCAGCCGGAGTTCCTCCTGGAGGCGGTGGGGTTGCTGAAGGAAGCGGGGTTCCATGTGGCCCTGGACACCAGCGGTTACGCTCCGGTTGACGTGGCCCTTAAGGGCGCTTTAGCGTCGGACCTCATCCTCTATGACCTTAAGCACATGGACGACCAGCAGCATCGGCGGCTCACCGGAGTGGGCAACGGTCCGGTGCTGGAGAACCTCCGAGCCATCGTTGACGCGGGCTGCGGGGGGAAGATATGGATAAGGTTCCCCCTCATACCCTCGCTTAACGATCAACCCTCCAACATAGCCCTCATGGGGAAGACCATGTTGGAGCTTGGGCTTCATAGAATTCACGTGCTTCCATATCACTCTGCGGGGGTGCAGAAGTACCGCCGCTGTGGGTTGGACTATGGGCTTGCGGAGTTTCCGGAGGTTGCCCCCCCGTCCGCGGGGATGATCGAAGACGTGTCGGGGATCCTTATGAAAATGGGCTTGGAAGTCAAGGTAGGAGGGTGA